The following coding sequences lie in one Flavobacterium sp. 20NA77.7 genomic window:
- the ccoN gene encoding cytochrome-c oxidase, cbb3-type subunit I yields the protein MDVQQFRYDNKTVRNFIYASLLFGVVGMLVGLLVALFYLFPNLTDGIPWLSYGRLRPLHTNAVIFAFVGNAVFAGVYYSLQRLLKARMFSDFLSQVNFWGWQIIIAGAAITLPLGITTSKEYAELEWPFDIAIALVWVAFGINMIGTIIKRRERHIYVAVWFYIATFVAVALLHIVNSLEIPVSLTKSYSVYAGVQDALVQWWYGHNAVAFFLTTPFLGLMYYFLPKAANRPIYSYRLSIIHFWSLIFLYIWAGPHHLLYSTLPDWAQNLGVVFSIMLIAPSWGGMINGLLTLRGAWDKVRTDAVLKFFVVGITGYGMATFEGPMLSLKNVNAIAHFTDWVVAHVHVGALAWNGFITFGMIYWIIPRITKTKLFSQKLANFHFWIGTLGIILYALPMYVAGFTQAEMWKQFNADGTLVYPQFMETVTQIMPMYAMRAIGGTLYLIGVLVGVYNVIKTVLTGEKVEDEEAQAPALATISSSRLRNEKLHAWLERKPVQFTILTTIAVAIGGLIQIVPMLIVKSNIPTITSVKPYTPLELEGRDLYIREGCNNCHSQLVRPFRSEVKRYGDYSKSGEYVYDHPFLWGSKRTGPDLMRVGGKYNHNWHFNHMWSPQATSTGSIMPAYKWLFDNKTMDHSDVQKKMSVMAKLGVPYTDADIANALQHIEKQSTEIEEGLKGDPKFVKAYEASKEKAKMTGEKFVPMKDREIVALIAYLQRLGTDIKVKK from the coding sequence ATGGATGTACAACAATTTCGCTATGACAATAAGACCGTTCGAAACTTTATTTATGCCTCTTTGCTTTTTGGAGTAGTTGGTATGCTAGTAGGACTACTTGTTGCTTTATTTTATTTATTTCCTAATTTAACTGATGGTATTCCATGGTTAAGTTACGGAAGATTAAGACCTTTACATACTAATGCTGTTATATTTGCATTTGTAGGTAATGCGGTTTTTGCTGGGGTATATTACTCTTTACAGCGTCTTTTAAAAGCCAGAATGTTTAGTGATTTTTTGAGTCAAGTAAACTTTTGGGGTTGGCAAATAATTATTGCTGGAGCGGCAATTACATTACCTTTAGGAATTACTACTTCAAAAGAATATGCTGAGTTAGAATGGCCTTTTGATATTGCTATTGCATTAGTTTGGGTTGCATTTGGTATCAATATGATTGGAACCATTATCAAAAGGAGAGAGCGTCACATTTATGTAGCGGTTTGGTTCTATATTGCTACGTTTGTAGCAGTTGCATTATTACATATTGTTAATAGTTTAGAAATTCCCGTATCCTTAACAAAAAGTTATTCTGTTTATGCAGGGGTACAAGATGCCTTGGTGCAATGGTGGTACGGACATAATGCAGTAGCCTTTTTCTTAACCACACCTTTCCTTGGTTTGATGTATTATTTCTTGCCAAAAGCAGCTAACAGACCTATTTATTCTTATAGATTATCTATTATTCACTTTTGGTCTTTAATCTTCTTATATATTTGGGCAGGACCACACCATTTATTATATTCAACATTGCCAGATTGGGCACAAAATTTAGGTGTTGTGTTCTCAATTATGTTAATTGCGCCTTCTTGGGGAGGTATGATTAATGGATTATTAACTTTAAGAGGGGCTTGGGATAAAGTCCGAACAGATGCTGTTTTAAAATTCTTTGTAGTAGGTATTACAGGTTATGGTATGGCTACTTTTGAAGGACCCATGTTGTCACTAAAAAATGTTAATGCAATTGCACACTTTACGGATTGGGTAGTAGCTCACGTGCACGTTGGAGCATTAGCTTGGAATGGTTTCATAACATTTGGTATGATTTATTGGATTATTCCAAGAATTACAAAAACAAAATTATTCTCTCAAAAATTAGCTAATTTCCATTTTTGGATTGGTACGTTAGGTATAATTTTATATGCATTACCAATGTATGTAGCTGGATTTACGCAAGCAGAAATGTGGAAGCAATTTAATGCTGATGGAACACTAGTATATCCACAATTTATGGAAACGGTAACCCAAATTATGCCAATGTATGCTATGCGTGCCATCGGAGGAACCTTATATTTAATTGGTGTATTGGTAGGGGTGTATAATGTAATAAAAACCGTATTAACAGGTGAAAAAGTAGAAGATGAAGAAGCACAAGCACCAGCATTAGCTACTATTTCTAGTTCAAGATTAAGAAATGAAAAATTACATGCTTGGTTAGAAAGAAAACCAGTACAATTTACAATTTTAACAACGATTGCAGTAGCTATTGGAGGCTTAATCCAAATAGTACCCATGTTAATTGTAAAATCAAATATTCCAACGATTACTTCTGTTAAACCGTACACACCACTTGAATTAGAGGGTAGAGATTTATACATCCGTGAAGGTTGTAATAATTGTCACTCACAATTAGTAAGACCATTCCGTTCTGAAGTAAAACGTTATGGAGACTACTCAAAATCAGGTGAATATGTATATGATCATCCGTTTCTATGGGGTTCTAAACGTACTGGTCCAGATTTGATGCGAGTAGGAGGGAAATATAATCACAACTGGCATTTTAACCACATGTGGAGCCCACAAGCTACATCAACGGGTTCTATAATGCCTGCATATAAATGGTTATTTGATAATAAAACGATGGACCATTCAGATGTTCAGAAAAAAATGAGTGTAATGGCCAAGTTAGGAGTACCTTATACAGACGCAGATATTGCAAATGCACTACAACATATTGAAAAACAATCTACTGAAATTGAAGAAGGGTTAAAAGGAGATCCTAAGTTTGTAAAAGCTTATGAGGCTAGTAAAGAAAAAGCAAAAATGACAGGCGAGAAATTTGTACCAATGAAAGACAGAGAAATTGTGGCGTTGATTGCTTACTTACAACGATTAGGAACAGATATTAAAGTTAAAAAATAG
- the ccoS gene encoding cbb3-type cytochrome oxidase assembly protein CcoS, whose product MSVIYFLITVSIIIAIVFLIIFILSVKNGQYDDDYTPSVRMLFDDELTNKNKN is encoded by the coding sequence ATGAGTGTCATTTATTTTTTAATAACCGTAAGTATAATCATAGCAATAGTGTTTTTGATCATCTTTATTTTATCGGTTAAAAATGGTCAATACGACGATGATTATACGCCTTCTGTGCGTATGTTATTTGACGACGAACTAACGAACAAAAACAAAAACTAA
- a CDS encoding heavy metal translocating P-type ATPase, with protein MDTKNCFHCGKEYTPREEILYDSKSFCCVGCKTVYEIFTINDLTCYYDFETAPGATPQDIKGKYDFLNDEEICSKLLEFEETNTHIVSLYIPHIHCSSCIWILENLQKLQEGIVTSQVNFTQKKVRITYNPKETNLKDIVYLLATIGYEPYISLDNYETGKKVVDRSLIYKLGVAFFSFGNIMLLSFPEYFEVEEFWINQYRPFFRGLIFLLSLPTFIYAASGYYVSAYKSIRSGILNIDIPIALGIIVMFIRSTVDILFDYGQGFFDSLAGLIFFMLLGKLFQQKTYDFLSFERDYKSYFPIAVTKIDKENNEIPCQIYDVEKGDRLLIRNQELIPVDGILISPSTSLDYSFVTGEAEPIAKKSGDKLFAGGKQIGGVIEMEVLFSVSQSYLTQLWSNDVFQKKINQKHKSITDKVSQYFTPALLLLAFGALIFWLFINTYIAFNVFTAVLIVACPCALALTAPFTLGNVLRIMGNRKMYLKNAMVIEQMAKINTVVFDKTGTITSSIKTKIEFVGKPLTELEEQCVRSCIRNSNHPLSRKLYDFLPQIGISESPEKFEEIVGKGIIATISDCELKIGSESLLGINNREESLKQTKVNIAINNEFKGYYLFNHQYRDGLERVFNELVTHDYQVHVLSGDNDGEKNYLQHILPSNTIFKFNQKPEHKLAYIKQLQDIGCSVMMIGDGLNDAGALVQSDVGIAISENVNVFSPACDGIMDASQFSKLFLFLDYSKKAMRTIYMSFVLSLLYNLVGLTFALTGKLSPLFAAVIMPMSAITIVSFVTIMTNFFARKIIKKQHI; from the coding sequence ATGGATACAAAAAATTGCTTTCATTGTGGTAAAGAGTATACCCCAAGGGAAGAAATTCTATATGACAGTAAATCATTTTGTTGTGTAGGGTGTAAGACCGTGTATGAGATTTTTACGATAAATGATCTCACCTGTTATTATGATTTTGAAACTGCTCCTGGAGCAACACCACAAGATATTAAAGGAAAATATGATTTTTTAAATGATGAAGAAATTTGTTCAAAACTTCTTGAATTTGAAGAAACTAACACACATATCGTTTCATTGTACATACCTCATATTCATTGTAGTTCATGCATTTGGATTTTGGAAAATTTACAAAAACTTCAAGAAGGTATAGTTACTTCTCAAGTAAATTTTACGCAGAAAAAAGTTCGTATTACCTATAATCCTAAAGAAACTAATTTAAAGGATATTGTTTATTTATTAGCAACTATTGGGTATGAACCTTATATCAGTTTAGATAATTATGAAACAGGAAAAAAAGTAGTTGACAGAAGTTTAATTTATAAGCTTGGTGTTGCTTTTTTTAGTTTTGGAAATATCATGTTGCTTTCATTTCCAGAATACTTTGAAGTAGAAGAATTTTGGATCAATCAGTACCGACCTTTTTTTAGGGGTTTAATTTTTTTATTGTCTTTGCCAACATTTATTTATGCTGCAAGTGGCTATTACGTGTCTGCTTATAAAAGTATTCGTTCGGGAATATTAAATATTGATATTCCTATTGCTTTAGGGATTATTGTTATGTTTATTCGAAGTACGGTTGACATTCTATTTGATTATGGTCAAGGATTTTTTGATAGTTTAGCTGGACTCATATTTTTTATGTTATTAGGTAAATTATTTCAACAAAAAACATATGATTTTCTTTCGTTTGAACGCGATTATAAATCCTATTTTCCTATTGCAGTTACCAAGATTGATAAAGAAAATAATGAAATTCCCTGTCAAATTTACGATGTAGAAAAAGGTGATAGACTTTTGATTCGCAATCAAGAATTAATACCTGTAGACGGAATTTTAATTTCTCCATCTACCTCTTTAGATTATAGTTTTGTAACCGGTGAGGCAGAGCCTATAGCTAAAAAATCGGGCGATAAACTTTTTGCAGGCGGTAAACAAATAGGGGGCGTAATAGAAATGGAAGTGCTGTTTTCTGTTTCTCAAAGTTATTTAACACAATTGTGGAGTAATGATGTTTTTCAGAAAAAGATAAACCAAAAACATAAATCTATAACAGATAAGGTTTCTCAGTATTTTACACCAGCTTTATTACTATTAGCTTTTGGAGCACTTATTTTTTGGTTATTCATAAACACGTATATTGCTTTTAATGTTTTCACAGCTGTTTTAATTGTAGCATGTCCTTGTGCATTGGCATTAACAGCTCCATTTACGCTAGGTAATGTTTTGCGTATTATGGGAAATCGAAAAATGTATTTAAAGAATGCTATGGTTATTGAGCAAATGGCAAAAATAAATACGGTTGTTTTTGATAAAACAGGCACTATTACCTCTTCAATTAAAACGAAAATAGAGTTTGTTGGTAAACCATTAACTGAATTAGAAGAACAATGCGTAAGAAGTTGCATTCGAAATTCAAACCATCCTTTAAGTAGAAAATTATATGATTTTTTACCACAAATAGGTATTTCTGAATCTCCTGAAAAATTCGAAGAAATTGTTGGGAAAGGAATTATAGCTACGATTTCTGATTGTGAATTAAAAATTGGTTCAGAATCACTTTTAGGTATAAATAATAGGGAAGAATCATTGAAGCAAACCAAAGTAAATATTGCAATTAATAATGAATTTAAAGGGTATTATTTATTTAATCATCAATATAGAGACGGATTAGAACGAGTGTTCAACGAATTGGTTACACATGATTATCAAGTTCATGTATTAAGTGGCGATAATGATGGTGAAAAAAACTATTTGCAACACATTTTACCTTCAAATACCATTTTTAAGTTTAATCAAAAGCCAGAACATAAATTAGCTTACATCAAGCAATTACAAGATATTGGATGTAGTGTGATGATGATAGGAGACGGATTAAATGATGCAGGAGCTTTGGTACAAAGTGATGTTGGAATTGCTATTTCTGAAAACGTAAATGTTTTTTCCCCCGCTTGTGATGGAATAATGGATGCTTCGCAGTTTTCTAAGCTTTTCTTATTTTTAGATTATTCAAAAAAGGCAATGCGAACAATTTACATGAGTTTTGTATTATCCTTACTGTATAATTTAGTAGGATTAACTTTTGCATTAACTGGAAAATTATCCCCTTTGTTTGCGGCTGTTATTATGCCTATGAGCGCTATTACAATTGTAAGTTTTGTAACTATAATGACCAACTTTTTTGCTCGAAAAATTATTAAAAAACAGCATATATGA
- a CDS encoding Crp/Fnr family transcriptional regulator, whose product MSKCEQCIVRELSSLKALNKDELLKMADCKTSYVVKKGDPLFEEGESLHGVYCVKDGIAKMTKLSANGKDQIIKLVKKGELLGQRSLISEEAANLSAVAIEDMEVCFIPKSEVLQFFNENNKFSMELMKTICGDLKEADDHMVDMAQKTVKQRLAATLLQLEKEFGKNEDGSLHIQLSREEIAGMIGTATESCIRLLSDLNKEGLIEINGKKIILVDKNGLQRLS is encoded by the coding sequence ATGAGTAAATGTGAGCAATGTATTGTAAGAGAGCTTAGTTCCCTAAAAGCCCTAAATAAAGATGAGCTATTAAAGATGGCTGATTGTAAAACGTCTTATGTGGTCAAAAAAGGAGACCCTCTATTTGAAGAAGGAGAAAGTTTACACGGTGTATACTGTGTGAAAGATGGCATTGCTAAAATGACTAAGTTAAGTGCAAATGGTAAAGACCAAATCATTAAGTTAGTTAAAAAAGGAGAATTATTAGGACAGCGTTCTTTAATTAGTGAAGAAGCTGCTAATTTAAGTGCAGTAGCCATAGAAGATATGGAAGTTTGCTTTATACCAAAATCAGAAGTGTTACAGTTCTTCAATGAAAATAATAAATTTTCAATGGAATTGATGAAAACCATTTGTGGCGACTTAAAAGAAGCTGATGATCACATGGTAGATATGGCACAAAAAACGGTAAAACAACGATTAGCAGCAACGTTACTTCAATTAGAAAAAGAATTTGGCAAAAATGAAGACGGTAGTTTACACATTCAACTTTCTAGAGAAGAAATTGCAGGAATGATAGGTACGGCTACAGAAAGTTGTATCCGGTTATTATCTGATTTAAATAAAGAAGGATTAATAGAAATTAACGGTAAAAAAATCATTCTTGTGGATAAAAATGGTTTACAACGCTTGAGTTAG
- a CDS encoding aldose 1-epimerase family protein → MLLTLTNNTLTATINTLGAELVSLVKNNVNYIWEVDKNYWDKTSPVLFPIVGRLRNDSYTYEGKTYYLPRHGFARNFEFNYEQKAAHQVVFELESNEKTKENYPFDFKLYVAYTLVDSELVIEYFVRNVSDVVMPFSIGAHPAFAIDGDISDYSLQFNQPDVLITHHLENEAFVNKVTALESENGYLPLQYNYFEKDALVFKNLTSNEVVLQHLDVPLLKVTYEFFPYIAFWTKVNAPFLCIEPWCGLADTITHNGNIEEKEGIHLLPAGEDFLRALRIEILK, encoded by the coding sequence ATGCTACTAACACTAACAAATAATACACTTACAGCAACTATCAATACTCTAGGAGCAGAATTAGTTTCGCTTGTTAAAAATAATGTCAATTATATCTGGGAAGTGGATAAAAATTATTGGGACAAAACATCTCCAGTATTGTTTCCTATTGTAGGTCGTTTGCGAAATGACAGTTATACGTATGAAGGTAAAACCTATTATTTGCCACGTCATGGATTTGCTCGTAATTTTGAATTTAACTACGAACAAAAAGCAGCCCATCAGGTAGTGTTTGAATTAGAATCAAACGAGAAAACAAAAGAAAACTATCCCTTTGATTTTAAATTATATGTTGCCTACACATTAGTAGATAGTGAGCTTGTGATTGAATATTTTGTTCGAAATGTATCAGATGTAGTCATGCCCTTTTCGATTGGAGCTCATCCAGCCTTTGCTATTGATGGAGATATTTCGGATTATAGTTTGCAATTTAATCAACCTGATGTTTTAATAACACATCATCTAGAAAACGAAGCATTTGTAAATAAAGTTACTGCTCTAGAAAGTGAAAACGGGTATTTGCCTTTGCAATACAATTATTTTGAAAAAGATGCTTTGGTATTTAAAAACTTAACATCTAACGAAGTAGTATTACAGCATTTAGACGTACCGCTGCTAAAAGTTACCTATGAATTTTTTCCTTATATCGCTTTTTGGACAAAAGTAAACGCACCGTTTTTATGTATTGAACCTTGGTGTGGCTTAGCAGATACGATTACACATAACGGGAATATTGAAGAAAAAGAAGGTATACATTTATTACCTGCTGGTGAAGATTTCTTGCGAGCGTTACGAATTGAGATTTTAAAATAA
- a CDS encoding GNAT family N-acetyltransferase yields MLQLNYNPFPELVSERLLFRKLKETDAKEVFRLRSNPERMKYIPRPVLETEEQALDMILMMNAKVEENTDINWAVCEKETGNFIGFMGFYRTQPENYRTEIGYMILPQFDGKGYVTEAVATLLHFAFDVVQFHSIEAVIDPEHIASARVLEKNGFKKEGHFRENGYFGGKFWDAVHYGLLKREFLREK; encoded by the coding sequence ATGTTACAACTAAATTATAATCCTTTTCCTGAGTTGGTTTCTGAACGATTACTTTTTAGAAAGTTAAAAGAAACAGATGCCAAAGAAGTTTTTCGTTTACGAAGTAATCCTGAACGGATGAAATATATTCCACGACCAGTATTGGAAACGGAAGAACAAGCATTAGATATGATTTTAATGATGAATGCAAAGGTGGAAGAAAATACCGACATTAACTGGGCGGTTTGTGAAAAAGAAACGGGTAATTTTATTGGGTTTATGGGGTTTTATCGCACACAGCCTGAAAATTATCGCACCGAAATAGGGTATATGATTTTACCCCAATTTGATGGAAAAGGGTATGTAACAGAAGCTGTTGCAACCTTACTCCACTTCGCTTTTGATGTGGTTCAATTTCATTCTATTGAAGCAGTTATTGATCCAGAGCATATTGCTTCGGCACGAGTATTGGAAAAAAATGGTTTTAAAAAAGAAGGTCATTTTAGAGAAAATGGTTATTTTGGAGGCAAATTTTGGGATGCCGTACATTATGGATTATTAAAAAGAGAATTTTTAAGGGAAAAGTAA
- a CDS encoding DUF2238 domain-containing protein, translating into MVKKYIVLFFLGLVLSAIHPKEYFTWFLEVIPAIVGFVILALTYKKFSFTNFTYFFILLHCIILFIGGHYTYAEVPLFDWIKETFDQTRNNYDKVGHFAQGFVPALLVRELFIRKNVIANKAYFNFIIVSICLAISAAYEWIEWWVSICTGEGGDAFLGTQGYIWDTQSDMLLATIGAILALLFCSRAQDKAITNFNDKFYYLTPLTHKKHVTTKL; encoded by the coding sequence ATGGTAAAGAAATATATAGTATTGTTTTTTCTAGGATTAGTACTTTCAGCTATTCACCCCAAAGAATATTTCACTTGGTTTTTAGAAGTAATTCCAGCAATTGTTGGTTTTGTAATTTTAGCATTAACCTATAAGAAATTTTCATTCACAAATTTCACTTACTTTTTTATACTTTTACATTGTATAATTTTATTTATTGGAGGGCACTATACCTACGCTGAGGTGCCTTTATTCGATTGGATTAAGGAAACTTTTGATCAAACGCGAAATAATTATGACAAAGTGGGTCATTTTGCGCAAGGATTTGTGCCTGCTTTACTTGTTCGGGAGTTGTTTATTCGTAAAAATGTAATTGCGAATAAAGCCTATTTTAATTTTATAATCGTTTCTATTTGCTTAGCTATTAGTGCAGCTTATGAATGGATAGAATGGTGGGTCTCTATTTGCACAGGAGAAGGAGGAGATGCTTTCTTAGGTACGCAAGGCTATATTTGGGACACCCAGTCAGATATGTTGTTGGCAACAATTGGCGCTATTTTAGCTTTGTTGTTTTGTAGTCGTGCCCAAGACAAAGCTATAACAAATTTCAATGATAAATTTTATTACCTAACACCTTTAACTCATAAAAAACATGTTACAACTAAATTATAA
- a CDS encoding sulfite exporter TauE/SafE family protein: MNLLELFAQHDISILIIIAFASLFAGFIDAVIGGGGLIQFPAFMILFPNSSIPTAFGTNKIAGLSGTSIAAVQYAKRVKFNWHLLFITAFSSFIFSFIGAKLVSRIDVNILKPFIFFMLIAIAIYTFKKKDFGTYSTKVLSDKKKYILGFLLGIIIGFYDGFLGPGTGSFLVLGFVALLGFEFLEASAYAKVINCITNVSALYVFLSQGNYILEIAIIMAVSNMSGSIIGTRMAILKGNQFIRKLFLVVVVIMIFRYGYDVFY, translated from the coding sequence ATGAATTTACTTGAACTTTTTGCCCAACACGATATTTCTATTTTAATAATTATTGCTTTTGCCTCGCTTTTCGCTGGGTTTATTGATGCAGTTATAGGCGGTGGCGGATTAATACAGTTTCCTGCTTTTATGATTTTATTTCCAAATTCAAGTATTCCAACTGCTTTTGGGACTAACAAAATAGCTGGACTTTCAGGCACTTCTATAGCAGCTGTTCAATATGCAAAACGAGTAAAGTTCAATTGGCACTTATTATTCATTACTGCATTTAGTTCTTTTATTTTTTCTTTTATCGGTGCCAAATTAGTGAGTCGAATCGATGTGAATATTCTAAAACCTTTTATCTTTTTTATGTTAATTGCTATTGCCATTTATACGTTTAAAAAGAAAGATTTTGGTACTTATTCTACAAAAGTATTATCCGATAAAAAAAAGTATATACTTGGATTTTTATTGGGTATTATTATTGGTTTTTATGATGGTTTTTTGGGTCCAGGAACAGGAAGTTTTTTAGTGTTAGGATTTGTAGCTCTTTTAGGTTTTGAATTTTTAGAAGCTTCTGCGTATGCAAAGGTAATTAATTGTATTACCAATGTTTCGGCACTTTACGTATTTCTTTCGCAAGGAAATTATATATTAGAAATTGCAATTATTATGGCGGTATCTAATATGTCAGGAAGTATAATTGGAACCAGAATGGCGATTTTAAAAGGGAATCAGTTTATTCGAAAATTATTTTTAGTTGTTGTTGTCATCATGATATTTCGTTATGGATATGATGTTTTTTATTAA
- a CDS encoding DUF4199 domain-containing protein — protein sequence MNKIILKYGILGGIAASMVMSSITLYLKLNPGETVGMFIGMFTMILAYIFIVLGVIKLRNENNGIIPFGKAFLSGLGIIFITSTIYVLVWQIIYYNFFPNFMEYYCDLALKQTPPEELVAKKAEMAQYKEMYKSPIGVILLTYMEIFPIGAIFALISAAILKKK from the coding sequence ATGAATAAAATTATTTTAAAGTATGGAATCTTAGGTGGTATTGCCGCTTCTATGGTTATGTCTTCTATAACTTTGTATTTAAAGTTGAATCCTGGAGAAACGGTAGGTATGTTTATTGGTATGTTTACCATGATTTTAGCTTACATTTTCATTGTCTTAGGTGTTATAAAACTAAGAAACGAAAATAACGGAATAATACCATTTGGTAAAGCATTTTTATCTGGATTGGGTATTATTTTTATTACTTCTACAATATATGTTTTAGTTTGGCAAATTATTTATTATAATTTTTTTCCAAATTTTATGGAATATTATTGTGATTTGGCTTTAAAACAAACTCCACCAGAAGAATTGGTAGCTAAAAAAGCCGAAATGGCACAGTATAAAGAAATGTATAAATCGCCAATAGGAGTAATTTTACTTACGTACATGGAAATTTTTCCTATTGGAGCAATTTTTGCACTAATTAGTGCTGCTATATTGAAGAAAAAATAA